A region from the Arachis ipaensis cultivar K30076 chromosome B01, Araip1.1, whole genome shotgun sequence genome encodes:
- the LOC107629515 gene encoding ubiquitin carboxyl-terminal hydrolase 3 isoform X1 produces the protein MATLDERPSAKRWLPLEANPDVINQFLWGLGLPPDEAESCDVYGLDDDLLQMVPSPVLAVLFLYPLTSKTEEERLQQENKKRENSNKVYFMKQTVGNACGTIGLLHALGNITSEIKLVEESFFDKFFKTTASMDPMQRGVFLENDREMEVAHSVAASAGDTEASDNVDTHFICFVCVDGELYELDGRKSGPISHGPSSPSTLLKDAAKVIQSMIQKNPESLNFNVIAISKKSADGQN, from the exons ATGGCTACCTTGGACGAAAGACCCTCTGCCAAGAGGTGGCTTCCTCTTGAAGCTAATCCTGACGTGATCAATCAG TTCCTATGGGGTCTTGGGCTTCCACCAGACGAAGCTGAATCCTGCGATGTTTATGGCTTAGACGATGACCTTCTTCAAATGGTTCCCAGCCCTGTTCTTGCCGTCCTTTTCCTTTATCCACTCACCTCTAAg ACCGAAGAAGAGAGGTTGCAAcaggaaaataaaaaaagg GAAAATAGCAATAAAGTGTATTTTATGAAGCAAACTGTGGGTAATGCTTGTGGTACAATAGGGCTTCTTCATGCTCTTGGAAACATAACTTCTGAGATCAAGCTTG TTGAGGAGTCGTTCTTTGACAAGTTCTTCAAAACTACTGCAAGCATGGACCCAATGCAG CGTGGTGTATTTCTCGAGAATGACAGAGAGATGGAAGTTGCTCATTCAGTGGCAGCAAGTGCTGGTGATACAGAG GCATCAGACAATGTGGACACTCATTTCATCTGCTTTGTTTGCGTGGACG GTGAACTCTATGAGCTTGATGGAAGAAAGTCGGGACCAATATCTCATGGCCCATCCTCACCAAGTACATTGTTGAAG GATGCAGCTAAAGTCATCCAAAGCATGATCCAGAAAAATCCAGAATCCTTGAACTTCAATGTCATTGCAATATCAAAGAAAT
- the LOC107629515 gene encoding ubiquitin carboxyl-terminal hydrolase 3 isoform X2 produces the protein MATLDERPSAKRWLPLEANPDVINQFLWGLGLPPDEAESCDVYGLDDDLLQMVPSPVLAVLFLYPLTSKTEEERLQQENKKRENSNKVYFMKQTVGNACGTIGLLHALGNITSEIKLVEESFFDKFFKTTASMDPMQTFMCFSVVYFSRMTERWKLLIQWQQVLVIQRHQTMWTLISSALFAWTVNSMSLMEESRDQYLMAHPHQVHC, from the exons ATGGCTACCTTGGACGAAAGACCCTCTGCCAAGAGGTGGCTTCCTCTTGAAGCTAATCCTGACGTGATCAATCAG TTCCTATGGGGTCTTGGGCTTCCACCAGACGAAGCTGAATCCTGCGATGTTTATGGCTTAGACGATGACCTTCTTCAAATGGTTCCCAGCCCTGTTCTTGCCGTCCTTTTCCTTTATCCACTCACCTCTAAg ACCGAAGAAGAGAGGTTGCAAcaggaaaataaaaaaagg GAAAATAGCAATAAAGTGTATTTTATGAAGCAAACTGTGGGTAATGCTTGTGGTACAATAGGGCTTCTTCATGCTCTTGGAAACATAACTTCTGAGATCAAGCTTG TTGAGGAGTCGTTCTTTGACAAGTTCTTCAAAACTACTGCAAGCATGGACCCAATGCAG ACATTTATGTGTTTCAGCGTGGTGTATTTCTCGAGAATGACAGAGAGATGGAAGTTGCTCATTCAGTGGCAGCAAGTGCTGGTGATACAGAG GCATCAGACAATGTGGACACTCATTTCATCTGCTTTGTTTGCGTGGACG GTGAACTCTATGAGCTTGATGGAAGAAAGTCGGGACCAATATCTCATGGCCCATCCTCACCAAGTACATTGTTGA
- the LOC107606036 gene encoding protein FAR1-RELATED SEQUENCE 5-like: MGFDATYKRNKYMCPLVVFSGINHHNQTIIFAAVLICDEEKDTYRWLLQQLKVAMNGKPHVSVITDGDLSMKFAIEKEFPNAHHRLYAWHLIRNATSNIGKPQFTSMFKKCMLCDFEIDVFRQKWFEMVEGFGVENKNWVLDMYKKRHSWATAHIRGKFFAGFRTTSRCEGLNSIIAKYVNSRHNLVEFIQRFNRCVDHIRWKEVQADLTSVNGRPSMQTYFQQLERSAANVYTLSVFYMFQPIFVQAASMKVINMKQTGSYVIYSIGLDRMPNEMWRVFCCDIEMEFNCSCIRMESFGIPCEHIVCVLVHEDIEELPRSLVLPRWTKTAKVGLQNAVGFQWDSLMLSQYGCLMDWFRQLANFACQDNKRFIFTREMAMNLLKQFKEEDAAQKELVNDADSVRDDVQVNAFGTGLATNDLGHSMPRDPKKCRIKGGLHSPIKENIDVDSVAWRATIEQLVVFVVAFHS, from the coding sequence ATGGGTTTTGATGCTACCTATAAGAGGAATAAGTATATGTGTCCATTGGTGGTATTTTCTGGTATCAATCATCACAATCAAACAATTATCTTTGCTGCTGTTTTAATTTGCGATGAGGAAAAAGACACATATAGGTGGTTGCTACAACAACTGAAGGTGGCAATGAATGGGAAACCACATGTTTCGGTTATCACGGATGGTGATCTATCAATGAAGTTCGCCATTGAAAAAGAGTTTCCTAATGCACATCATAGATTATATGCATGGCATCTGATTCGCAATGCAACTAGTAACATTGGCAAGCCCCAGTTTACCTCCATGTTTAAAAAGTGTATGCTATGTGACTTTGAAATTGATGTATTTCGTCAAAAGTGGTTTGAAATGGTAGAGGGATTTGGTGTAGAAAACAAGAATTGGGTCCTAGATATGTataaaaagagacattcatgggCAACTGCACATATAAGAGGGAAGTTTTTTGCTGGTTTTCGGACTACTTCTCGGTGCGAGGGATTAAACTCAATCATTGCAAAGTATGTCAATTCAAGGCACAATCTGgttgagttcattcaacgcttTAATCGATGTGTCGACCATATAAGGTGGAAAGAGGTCCAGGCTGACCTCACATCTGTGAATGGGAGACCCAGTATGCAAACCTATTTTCAACAGTTAGAGAGGAGTGCTGCCAATGTTTACACCCTATCAGTATTTTATATGTTCCAACCAATCTTTGTACAAGCTGCATCAATGAAGGTAATAAATATGAAGCAAACTGGCTCTTATGTGATTTACTCTATCGGTTTGGACCGAATGCCAAATGAGATGTGGCGTGTATTCTGTTGTGACATTGAGATGGAATTCAATTGTTCATGTATAAGAATGGAATCATTTGGCATACCTTGTGAACACATAGTTTGCGTGTTGGTGCATGAAGATATAGAAGAGTTGCCAAGGTCATTAGTCTTGCCTCGGTGGACCAAGACTGCCAAAGTAGGTTTGCAAAATGCAGTCGGATTTCAGTGGGATTCTTTGATGCTAAGTCAATATGGTTGTTTGATGGATTGGTTTAGACAACTAGCCAACTTTGCTTGTCAAGATAACAAGAGATTTATCTTTACACGGGAAATGGCTATGAATTTGTTGAAACAATTTAAGGAGGAAGATGCAGCACAAAAAGAGTTGGTCAATGATGCAGATAGTGTAAGAGATGATGTGCAAGTGAATGCTTTTGGAACTGGGCTTGCAACCAATGATCTGGGACATAGTATGCCAAGGGACCCAAAAAAATGTAGGATAAAAGGGGGGCTTCATAGTCCAATAAAAGAAAACATCGATGTGGACAGTGTGGCATGGAGGGCCACAATCGAACAACTTGTCGTGTTCGTCGTGGCATTTCACAGTTAG
- the LOC107629515 gene encoding ubiquitin carboxyl-terminal hydrolase 3 isoform X3 yields MATLDERPSAKRWLPLEANPDVINQFLWGLGLPPDEAESCDVYGLDDDLLQMVPSPVLAVLFLYPLTSKTEEERLQQENKKRENSNKVYFMKQTVGNACGTIGLLHALGNITSEIKLVEESFFDKFFKTTASMDPMQRGVFLENDREMEVAHSVAASAGDTEEVLKILVILCVNFREAVDSSREFEALESLKQKK; encoded by the exons ATGGCTACCTTGGACGAAAGACCCTCTGCCAAGAGGTGGCTTCCTCTTGAAGCTAATCCTGACGTGATCAATCAG TTCCTATGGGGTCTTGGGCTTCCACCAGACGAAGCTGAATCCTGCGATGTTTATGGCTTAGACGATGACCTTCTTCAAATGGTTCCCAGCCCTGTTCTTGCCGTCCTTTTCCTTTATCCACTCACCTCTAAg ACCGAAGAAGAGAGGTTGCAAcaggaaaataaaaaaagg GAAAATAGCAATAAAGTGTATTTTATGAAGCAAACTGTGGGTAATGCTTGTGGTACAATAGGGCTTCTTCATGCTCTTGGAAACATAACTTCTGAGATCAAGCTTG TTGAGGAGTCGTTCTTTGACAAGTTCTTCAAAACTACTGCAAGCATGGACCCAATGCAG CGTGGTGTATTTCTCGAGAATGACAGAGAGATGGAAGTTGCTCATTCAGTGGCAGCAAGTGCTGGTGATACAGAG GAAGTACTAAAGATCCTTGTTATACTCTGCGTTAATTTCAGAGAAGCTGTAGATTCTAGTAGAGAATTTGAAGCCCTTGAAtccttaaaacaaaaaaaataa